TTATTGACATTGGAGAATATAAATAGGATGCCAATATctttgagtttatttacaatcacttggtcgatgccactgttggtggagtttttattccctgAGGGTTATATCAGACCAGTTTACCTTTTGCGTGATTTAATTTTAGTAATGTGAAATTATCCTGATTGCGTCCAGTGAAGAGCATTGGTTTCGTTCTGTCAAAAGTCAGTCATAAGACTTTTTTAAAACGTCAACCTGGAATCAATAGTATGTAATAATTGaccaacacaaaaataaattatgCAGTAATTacaaattgtacatgtataactaaaaTTATTTTACTATTGTCTGAAAATTGTCTTGTTTGTTCAGTAAATCAACAAACAGACATGcgttataaaattttaaagaagGTTGATTTTATAACTGCTTATAGTGCAATACACTTGTTTTAGAGgaaagaaaattaatatataagattAACTGATTTAATTTAATGCATGCCTCATGCAATGATATCAACATAGTGATGCTGATCCTGCATTTGACTGTATTGATTGTCTTCAGATTCTCCTTCAGTGAACTCATGTTCCTCAATCTTGCCTATAAGTGTATTAGTATGATGGTTAATATAAGGTGACCTTGGTTGGATATATGAGTCTCGTCCTGAGCTTTGTTGCATTGCTGTATAAATGTGATCTGCTGGTATAGAACCAATGTCTTCATATGTCCTGGAGGAAACATAGTTCATTGATTAAACGTATTAAGacttatctatctatctatattgAGTTTATAAAGGGTAATGGAACATTATGATGATTTGAGCTGTTGTATTTAAATTTCGGATTGTATGGTAAAAGAGCGATAATCAGGatgaaaatatttcatacataataGAGACTccaaatagggaatatgtcaaacagACCAAGATGAAGAATTGGTCTTACGTTTTTAGTATTTCTAATGACTTCACATTATCCTATATTTCTTAACTAAATCCCTATATATCTATAAAGGCaatttctttgtttatatttgtcttcAGTGCATTTCAAGAAATTCTGATTAAATTTGTATTCTTCAATGTTCAACTCCATTGATAAAACGTGTATTAATACGTTAGTTTGGTTGAAGCTAATAGCAATATTGTTCTGCAAAATACTAAACAATGTACTGCTGTCAAATTTTACTGGATTGCCTCCTTTAAATTAATTTTGGTTTTAATGGGAGGCCTTCCTGTAAACTGACATCGCAAAACATATATCAATTGGGAATTctgatattaacaaatatacagTGTATTtattaaaatactgaactcaaaggtaAATTCAAACGGGAGAATTTATAAACGGAACAACTGGAAAACATTTGTACTATTGCCGACTTAGATTAGGCATTTTCAAGTAAATTATGGTTTAGACCTGATTATTTAACTAGATAACTCCCCGACTGTCAAGACGTATGTGCTacaataaattgttcaaatgaaTGTGTTTAATTGTTTACAAATGTACCTGATTGTGTCCTTGGTATTTCTGTGATGCTTCCTTAAACCTTTAACGGAACAACAAAATTAGTcaaattgtattgttttttttttttatctttgtttcaacTTTTATTACCAATAAACTGATGggaaattatgttgaaatttttttttaatattaattcataTGCAAGGGAGaatgattttgttttttctaTACAAACTCTTTTTGATTTGGCGTCAGTGTTTGAGTCATttgtatgtttgacatttttagacTGTTGTGTTGTATATCTTTGAATCCTAGTTATCGGTACAATTATAATATGTAACAATAAAAACATCTGATGTCTTTGTTTGGGTTGCTCGCTTTTATTGTGTTTCTCAATTTATTGATGGTATATagaaatataaacgagtctaaattgaaaacctatgattgcgttggatcaaaaccgcaatttttatacgtgggcatgtaaaacaatttcgttgtagaagggtctaaatacagcacaaacaacattttcaaaaagaccaaaaaagtgaagaagcatatttaaacaaaacgcatttgactaacaggtcgaacaactgatgttctttaaccctgctgactgccattggcgattgccaaatacaattgatcacaagatgtaacaaaatggatcttcaTAAAggtttaatactaaacagaaaacaattaacgtgtggccacgatgttatgccacaaacataaggtattaatattttttgtacaccagatccggatttcgacaataaatgtctcttcagtgatgttagggatcgaaactgTATTtagaaggccatataaaatgtaccctcatttttagatagacatataagataaataaattgagaaacacatatatatttataaaaaaacaaatgtcttaCAAGTGTCAGATTAAACTACCTATTAACCATGTTACCTCACCATTTCCCTTAGTCGGGAATAAAACAGTTGTTTCCAGTTCGTTCTATTGGTAGATTAGTCTGTCAGCTTTTCCCTTTTTTGAATTTCCCTTTTGTGTTTATTTAACCTTTTTGTCATCATCTTACATCAACACAGTTGcacatttatataatattgtttgTGCAGAACCCTCTATACTAAAAAAATCGCATACCGAATAAATTTCAGTAGGTATAGGTTTCTCGATTAATCAGCCATAGTTGTGTTGcttgtattttatttatctttataggCCTTATAATGGTATATTGTTTGGTTATAAACATGCGTTACTACATGGATTATTTACTGTGTACGATACGTTGCTGGAGAAGTGGAATATTACGGGTTCCAGTTGCTGAAAAGGGGGTAGGTGTCAATGCAAACAGatatacatatgtatttaaagaaaTACGTACCTGTTTTTCTAAGCCTTAGAATGATAACGATAAATATGATAGATACCAGCACCAAAAGAACGCCCAATATAGGTCCGACTAAATTAATTGAAGAGGAGCATGATGAACTGCTTTCATTTGAATTCTctacagacaaaaaaaataaatacaaagatatgataataataataagttTCACTGTTAATAAATATTGTCTATCAAATTAAAGTCTTCAAAACATTCTCAAACCTGTATAGTAGActtattattattacttcattTCAAGATTTTtagtttagaaaatattttttttttcaaaagtgccTGTATTACAATTATACAATAGAAATactgggattcggaaacaagaaaaacttatataaatccgtctcccttaaaaaatgacaaaattaggaacatatatatatatatagtataagaaactcgtataatataattttcaattcacATAACATGTTTATTCTGTGGCTTGCCCGTTTCTCAGAAATCAGTTTGAtcgagaaaaaaaagaaaaaaaaggtgataaactcatttttttaaaatcatggTCTCACATCTAgctgaaaaaatatgtaaatgttgaaaaattatattcaaaatattttggttACAAATTCCAAAGCCCTTTAAAAATGCAATATTATTTGAATTTATCCGTGGCAAGCACGAAACTTAATATTGTTGCAAACTTTTACATCCATTGAATATACATAGTCGGGTTAGTGTTGTAACGATGCATACATTTCAATCTAATGGAAACGAGCGATTGTGAATGTACTGTTAATTCATTTTaagcatttttattttctaattctttaaaaaaaatgtttattaacattttagCAGAAGCTTATTAACAAATTTAACTTGTTACGAAGACTTATAGGGTTAATACCTCCTGAGGAATTACCCCATCCAAAGTAAGGTTTCTTTGTGGAGGAAATTAAGTCTGTCACATTTTGCAACCCTTCTTTTCCAGTTATCAGAGTTGAAGAACTACCCCATTTCAAGTATGGCTTATCTGTTGTTGCCAGTAAGTCTGTTACATTAAGAGATGCTACATTTCCAGTTGGCAGAGTAGAATTATCCGATCCCCAATATGGTTTTTCCGTTGTAGAAACCAAGCTTGTTACATATGGAGATTCTACACTTGTAGTTGGCAGAATACTTCTTGTAGAATTGTTCAATCCCCAGGACGGTTTCTCCGTTGTAGACATCAAGTCTGTTACATAAGGGGA
Above is a window of Mytilus galloprovincialis chromosome 7, xbMytGall1.hap1.1, whole genome shotgun sequence DNA encoding:
- the LOC143082126 gene encoding uncharacterized protein LOC143082126, which codes for MSTTEKPSWGLNNSTRSILPTTSVESPYVTSLVSTTEKPYWGSDNSTLPTGNVASLNVTDLLATTDKPYLKWGSSSTLITGKEGLQNVTDLISSTKKPYFGWGNSSGENSNESSSSCSSSINLVGPILGVLLVLVSIIFIVIILRLRKTGLRKHHRNTKDTIRTYEDIGSIPADHIYTAMQQSSGRDSYIQPRSPYINHHTNTLIGKIEEHEFTEGESEDNQYSQMQDQHHYVDIIA